One part of the Arachidicoccus terrestris genome encodes these proteins:
- a CDS encoding diflavin oxidoreductase translates to MLVEAKKDIFSRLIKEATHDELVWMNGFLAGLLDQGTLPAGRAQSGTGAPSVTTASAQVDKLTLLYASETGNAKSVATKFATVTKKRGIKTKLASVEQYKLTDLAKEKYLLLVISTQGDGEPPITAVKFYNAVHDASLKLDKLQYGVLALGDSSYPLFCQAGVDVDRQLELRGATRKVPLQKLDTDYAGYTESWLDTALGLLSDSTEGGAAQAVAKIPKPAGGSHKKIYDGTVITNFNLNDRDSAKRTHHIEIEAEDLAYAPGDALGIVPPNPTPVVEEVLALAEIDAQQSIEWRDQKYTVKELLAIKAQLLYLPERVVRKYAEIAGQEIPDTRMSLVDLLRIYPLKNNQEDFLQVLQILEPIAPRLYSISSSPEAHGDEIHITVARDQFYVGEKQESGLCSGYLLDVPVDTKLQFYIHPNKGFKLPPDDKDVIMIGPGTGVAPFRSFLFERDAAGAEGRNWLFFGDQHISSDFLYQTEIQSFLETGVLTEFNGAFSRDQENKVYVQDKMRERGAELFEWLESGAFIYICGAKEPMSFDVEKALTEIIATQKELSFTEAGKYLDALKEEGRLLKDVY, encoded by the coding sequence ATGTTAGTAGAAGCCAAAAAAGATATTTTCAGCAGGCTCATTAAAGAAGCCACCCACGATGAACTGGTTTGGATGAACGGTTTTTTAGCCGGTTTGCTAGACCAGGGTACGCTGCCGGCAGGCAGGGCACAGAGCGGGACGGGAGCGCCTTCCGTGACAACGGCGTCCGCTCAGGTCGATAAGTTGACTTTACTCTATGCATCAGAGACGGGCAATGCCAAGTCAGTGGCTACCAAGTTTGCGACGGTTACTAAAAAAAGAGGTATAAAAACCAAGCTGGCTTCGGTGGAACAATATAAGTTAACGGACCTGGCGAAAGAAAAATATCTTTTATTGGTGATCAGTACCCAGGGTGACGGAGAACCACCTATCACGGCGGTGAAGTTTTACAATGCCGTACATGATGCCAGCCTCAAACTGGACAAACTGCAATATGGGGTACTGGCATTAGGAGACAGCTCCTATCCTTTGTTTTGCCAGGCGGGTGTCGATGTCGATAGGCAACTGGAACTAAGAGGTGCGACCCGTAAAGTTCCGCTGCAAAAACTGGATACGGACTACGCTGGCTATACAGAGAGCTGGTTAGACACGGCGCTTGGCTTATTATCAGACAGCACAGAAGGTGGTGCAGCGCAGGCGGTTGCAAAAATCCCTAAACCTGCCGGCGGCAGTCATAAAAAGATCTATGATGGCACAGTTATCACTAATTTCAATCTGAACGACAGAGATTCTGCTAAAAGGACGCATCATATAGAAATCGAAGCCGAAGATTTGGCTTATGCACCTGGAGACGCCTTAGGTATAGTGCCGCCGAATCCCACTCCGGTCGTGGAGGAAGTGCTGGCATTAGCGGAGATTGATGCGCAGCAATCCATAGAATGGAGGGATCAGAAATATACTGTCAAAGAATTACTCGCGATTAAAGCGCAGTTGCTGTATCTGCCGGAAAGAGTGGTACGTAAGTATGCTGAGATCGCCGGCCAGGAAATACCTGATACCCGTATGAGTCTGGTAGATCTGTTGAGGATTTATCCGCTAAAAAATAACCAGGAGGATTTTTTACAGGTATTACAGATACTGGAACCGATTGCCCCCCGACTGTATAGTATATCATCTTCTCCTGAAGCCCATGGTGATGAGATCCATATTACGGTCGCCAGAGATCAGTTCTATGTTGGGGAAAAACAGGAATCAGGCCTTTGCTCAGGGTATCTGCTGGATGTTCCGGTAGACACTAAACTGCAATTCTATATCCATCCCAATAAAGGATTTAAATTACCTCCGGACGATAAAGATGTGATCATGATCGGACCGGGTACTGGGGTGGCACCTTTCAGATCCTTTCTATTCGAGAGAGATGCTGCCGGTGCAGAAGGCAGAAACTGGCTCTTTTTCGGAGATCAGCATATTTCCAGTGATTTTCTTTATCAGACAGAAATCCAGTCTTTTTTGGAAACCGGCGTGCTGACTGAGTTTAACGGAGCCTTCTCCAGAGATCAGGAGAACAAGGTCTATGTACAGGATAAAATGCGTGAGCGCGGGGCAGAGCTCTTTGAATGGCTGGAAAGTGGCGCCTTTATCTATATCTGCGGTGCTAAAGAGCCGATGAGTTTTGATGTGGAGAAAGCACTGACAGAGATTATCGCCACTCAGAAAGAACTGTCCTTTACGGAAGCAGGCAAATACCTGGATGCATTAAAAGAAGAGGGCCGCCTGCTGAAAGATGTATATTAA
- a CDS encoding NADPH-dependent assimilatory sulfite reductase hemoprotein subunit, with product MPLQQNTRRTSMSNKESHVEKIKKASRGLRGTLLESLADEHTLAIREDDRALVKFHGMYLQDDRDRREERAAKRLDRLWAFMVRLRLPGGKLSAQQWKGLHHVAGTYSTGTIKITTRQTVQLHGILKHHARPTHQAFNQVGLDSIAACGDVNRNVLASAHPDVSPIHEEVYQTAVHLSELMKPKTRAYYEVFVGNEKVAEKVEEDPLYEDRYLPRKFKIAIAIPPQNDVDVFANDCALIAIVENGTLVGYNVGAGGGMGATHGNPSTYPRVASLFGYIDKKDLDKVVYEIATVQRDFGNREDRKLARLKYTIDRMGVDAYKAEVEKRSGVTFQPLKPYEFTQRIDSYGWAKNHHDKWFYTAFIENGRVFDDTDNGRLYKTAFYEIAETGKADFRFTCNQNIVISDVAERDKAEVQQILEKHGITQFTDNASVIRKNAIACVALNTCALALAESQRYLPTLLEKMEPILQKHHLENEAISIRMTGCPNGCARPYIAEIAFIGTSLGHYNMHIGADALGFRCNKLYKENLNEAQILETADELLGRFAAEREAKESFGDFAMRKILA from the coding sequence ATGCCATTACAACAAAATACGAGAAGAACTTCAATGAGCAATAAAGAATCACACGTTGAGAAAATAAAAAAGGCCAGCCGCGGCCTCAGAGGCACTTTATTGGAAAGCCTGGCCGATGAGCACACCTTAGCCATTAGGGAAGATGACAGGGCCCTGGTAAAATTCCATGGGATGTATCTTCAGGATGACAGGGATAGGCGAGAGGAAAGAGCGGCCAAAAGGCTGGACCGTCTTTGGGCGTTTATGGTCCGGCTCAGACTGCCGGGCGGTAAACTGTCGGCGCAGCAATGGAAAGGCCTGCATCACGTAGCCGGTACTTATTCTACCGGAACTATTAAGATTACGACCCGTCAGACGGTGCAGCTACACGGCATATTAAAACACCATGCCCGTCCGACGCATCAGGCTTTTAATCAGGTGGGGCTGGATTCGATAGCAGCCTGTGGAGACGTTAATCGTAATGTACTGGCTTCCGCACATCCTGATGTTTCTCCCATACATGAGGAAGTGTATCAGACGGCCGTTCACCTGAGTGAGTTGATGAAGCCGAAGACAAGGGCCTATTATGAAGTATTTGTCGGTAATGAGAAAGTTGCGGAAAAGGTAGAAGAAGATCCTTTGTATGAGGACCGCTATCTGCCTCGTAAGTTCAAGATCGCGATCGCTATACCTCCGCAAAATGATGTGGACGTATTCGCCAATGACTGCGCGCTCATCGCGATTGTAGAAAACGGCACCTTGGTTGGTTATAATGTGGGCGCGGGCGGAGGCATGGGCGCCACTCATGGGAATCCGTCCACTTATCCGAGAGTGGCATCGCTATTCGGGTATATCGATAAAAAAGATCTGGACAAGGTGGTCTACGAGATCGCCACGGTACAAAGAGATTTTGGTAACCGGGAAGATCGTAAGCTGGCCCGCTTAAAGTATACTATTGATCGCATGGGTGTGGATGCCTATAAAGCGGAAGTGGAGAAAAGAAGCGGTGTTACGTTCCAGCCATTAAAACCTTATGAGTTTACACAACGTATCGACAGTTACGGTTGGGCGAAGAATCATCATGATAAATGGTTCTATACCGCTTTTATAGAGAATGGCCGTGTATTCGATGACACGGACAATGGCCGCCTCTATAAAACGGCTTTTTATGAGATCGCTGAAACTGGGAAGGCTGACTTTCGTTTCACGTGTAACCAGAATATTGTTATCAGTGATGTGGCAGAAAGGGATAAGGCAGAGGTCCAGCAAATCCTGGAAAAGCACGGTATAACTCAGTTTACAGATAACGCATCCGTGATCCGCAAAAATGCGATTGCCTGTGTGGCCCTGAACACCTGTGCTTTAGCTCTGGCAGAATCCCAAAGATATTTGCCCACTTTGCTGGAGAAAATGGAGCCAATTTTGCAAAAGCATCATCTTGAAAATGAGGCCATCTCGATAAGAATGACTGGCTGCCCTAATGGCTGTGCAAGACCTTATATAGCTGAAATTGCCTTTATCGGAACTTCGCTGGGGCATTACAATATGCACATTGGTGCGGATGCTTTGGGATTCCGTTGCAATAAGCTGTATAAAGAAAACCTGAATGAAGCACAGATCCTTGAAACGGCGGATGAGCTACTGGGGCGTTTTGCCGCCGAAAGAGAGGCAAAAGAAAGTTTTGGGGATTTTGCAATGAGAAAAATATTGGCTTAA